The nucleotide sequence TATATACGGTTGCCATTACTAGGAAAATTGTGATGATTTTTTTCATGTTTCTAGATTTAATTAATTTTTGTTTTTTCCTCCGCCGCTTTCTCAGCCTCAATTCTAGCTTTCTCAGGTTCGGTACAGTTATAATATTTCTGCCTTGCAGTTTTTTCGTCTAATTGTCTTTGAGTAACTTCTAATTGCAAACCATACAATTGCCCGTCGTTTTTAGAAATCAACCAAAATGTATGTTCTTCTAAAATAGCTTGGTGTACATTCCATTTTGTTAGGTCGTAGGTTTTAGCTACTTTGTTTTTTTTAGAGTCAAAATTGACTATAAGGTTTTGGTAAAAGAACCATACATTTTTGGTGTCTTTTTTTAGAATTTCTAAATACTCGTTTTCGCCTTCATCGGGTAATTGAATTATTTTGTGTAATTCTTTATTTGAAATAACTTTTAGGTTATCAGCAAGTACAATCAGTTTTTTGGGATTCAATAATACGGTAGCAGTAGCATTTGTTTTGACCTTTAAGTTTTGTGTATTAGAAAAATAATTATTCAAAAATTCTACTTTGATTTCCTTTTTATCATGTGTTAAATCAAAGAATAGACTGTGTCGTTTATACTTGGTGTTTGTTTGATACTCTTCAACTATTTCTTCTTGAATTGTTCCATCAAAACTGACAATCTTCCATTCATCGTTATCAAAATTGGCTAGTATAGATTCTTCTTGTATATAAAATGGTTTATCAACACCATGACCTATATAATGTTTCCATAAAAGGGTATCGTTTTTTAAATCATAACAGACTAATTGTCCGCCATTATCGTCAATAATGGTAGAAATAAATGTGGATTCATCAATGAAATAGGACTTTGTTTTTAAAGGTGATAGATTTATTTTTTGAATTGTTTCTCCAGTGTTTTTATTTAGAAATGCTGCATAATGTTTTTTATCTTCATATATGCTTGTTATGAGGGTGTTTTTATAGAGGTAAGGTGTTGTGTTGGTTTTACTATTGAGTTCTTTTTTGTATTTCAACTCAAAAGTATTTTTGTCATAACAATATAAATTGTAGTCACTCGCTATGAAGTACAATTGATTTTCATCTGAATTAATTGAAGATAAAAAATTAGTAAGCTCAGTAGGAGAGTAGTGGATTTGGGTTTCAAAAGATACAACCTGTGCGGAAACTTTAGCTGTATGAAACGCTAAAAATAAATAAATTAAGGAATATATATGGTTCTGTATATATTGTAGCATTTTGTCTTTTAAAGAATTTATAAAAATAATTAACACTTCATTAACTATCAATACCTACAAAGGGGTATTTTGCCTCATATCAAGCCCGAAGCAATACATCTATGAATCAACTCTGATACGTTTTTACAGTTTGACTTTTTATAAATATTTTTGCGGTGTGTCTTGATGGTATGTTCACTGATAGAAAGAGCTAGAGCTATTTCCTTGGTGGATAATCCGGAGTAGATTAGTTTGATAACTTCTAATTCTCTGGTTGAAAAAGCAATATATTCATTTATGTTTTGACATACTTTAATATCAGTATAGGAAGGATGATCTTGTAATCCAATTAAAGAAAAAGTAAAACTGTTGGTTTTGGTAATATGATCTATTACGGTGTGAATGTTTAACGATTTTCCAAAACGCCCGTTGTCGTCTAAGGTTAGTAAAATGGCTTGATGATTCAACATGGCATATTCGCCATTTTTCATTCGACTTCTAAAAGAATAATTGGTTTTATAGTTTAGTACCTGTTCTTTGCCGATGGTGTTAAAAAGGAAATTAATATTAGATTCTTCTGCTTTGGCTACAAAATCCATATCGTCAGGATGGATACTATTAATAATATCATCAAGTGTTACTGTTTCAGGGTCAAAACCATGAATGTCTTGTATGGAAGGACTTACATGCGAAATGGAACCATCAAAAAAGTCAATTATATAAGAGTAGTAAGGACCTAAACTAACGATGTTGCTTATGATGTTATTGAAATTGATTTCAGGCAACACCGTTTTTTGGATAGCCGTTTTTTTACCGGTATCCCATACTAATTTTAGTTTATTGGTTTCTTTGCTCATATACAAATTGGGTAAGTTAGTGGCCGAATTAAATTTAAGGTTTTTTTTGTAAGATATTGATTTTAATAAACTTTATTTTGTTAAATATATTTAGGATGGCTTGTATAAAAAAAGCGTCCCGAAATTATCGAGACGCTTTCAAAATTATTTTAAAAATAAAGATTAGTGTTTTTCAATCCACAATCTAGCATTTACAAAGGCTTCTAGCCAAGGAGTTACTTCGTCATTTCTACCTGCTGGGTAGTTTGCCCAGTTCCATTGGAAAGTAGAACGCTCGATATGTGGCATCATTACTAAGTGACGACCTGTAGCGTCACATAACATTGCTGTATTGTAATCAGAACCATTAGGGTTTGCTGGATAACTATCATAACCGTATTTACCTACGATGTTGTAGTTTTCTTCGGCTAATGGTAATTCAAATTTACCTTCACCATGCGATACCCAAACTCCTAAAGTACTTCCTGCTAAAGTAGATAACATCACCGATTTGTTTTCTTGAATCGTTACCGATGTAAAGATGCTCTCGTGTTTATGACTATCATTATGAAGCATTTTTCCGTGTACTTCGTGCTCTGGATTGATTTTCTCTAATTCCATCAATAACTGACAACCATTGCAGATACCTACAGATAAAGTGTCTTCTCTTTTGAAGAAATTATCTAAGGCAGTTTTTGCTTTTTCGTTGTACAAGAAAGCACCAGCCCAACCTTTAGCAGAACCTAATACATCCGAGTTAGAGAATCCTCCAACAGCTCCAATGAATTGTATGTCTTCTAGGTTTTCACGTCCCGAAATCAAATCGGTCATGTGAATGTCTTTTACATCAAAACCAGCTAAGTACATGGCATTCGCCATTTCGCGTTCCGAGTTACTTCCTTTTTCACGAATAATGGCCGCTTTTGGACGTGGTTTGCTATTGTCAACTGAAGGTTTTACACCTGTGAAATGTGTAGGGAAACTAAACTGTAACGGTTGGTTTTTATAGTTTTCGTAACGAGCGTGTGCTGTTCCGTTTTTAGATTGTTTTTGGTCTAACAAGAATGATGTTTTAAACCAAATATCTCTGTATTTTGCAATATCTAATCCACAAGGACCAAAGTCTAGTCTTGCATCTGTAGTAACAGTTCCTAATTTATAAAAAGAAACGTCGTTAGCTTTTAATTTAGCTTCTAAATCACCATCATTTTTCGCTTGAAAAACAAGTCCGATGTTTTCAGCAAAAAGATATTTGATAATGTCTTTTTCTTCAAAAACAGAGAAATCTATTTTTGCTCCCAAATTCACATCAGCGAAACACATTTCAAGTAAAGTAGTAATCAAACCACCACTTCCAATATCGTGACCAGCAACGATATTGTTATCTAAAATTAATTCTTGAACCGTATTGAAAGCTCTTTTGAAGAAAGCAGAATCTTTAATTGTTGGAACTTCTGTACCAATTTTATTCAAAGTTTGAGCAAATGAACTTCCGCCTAATTTAAACTCATCTTGAGATAAATTGATATAGTAAATCGAACCACCATCTTTTTGTAAAACAGGTTCTACCACTTTTTTGATGTCCGTACAATGTCCTGCCGCCGAAATAATTACCGTTCCAGGAGCGATAACTTCGTCGTTAGGATATTTTTGTTTCATCGAAAGAGAATCTTTTCCTGTAGGGATATTGATTCCTAATTCGATAGCGAAATCAGAACAACTTTGTACAGCTTCGTACAAACGAGCGTCTTCACCTTCATTTTTACAAGCCCACATCCAGTTGGCCGACAATGAAATTCCGTTTATACCATCTTTAATTGGTGCCCAAACAATGTTTGATAGAGACTCAGCAATAGCCGTTCTACTTCCTGCAGCAGCATCAATCAAAGCAGCGATAGGAGAGTGACCAATAGAAGTAGCTAAACCTTCTTTTCCTAAATAATCCAGTGCCATTACACCACAGTTATTCAATGGCAATTGTAAAGGACCTACACATTGTTGTTTAGCAACTTTACCACTTACACAACGGTCAACTTTATTTGTCAACCAGTCTTTACAAGCTACTGCTTCTAATTGTAATACTTGTTCAAGGTAAGTTGAAATGTTTTTTACAGCATAACTTAAATCAGCGTAGTTACGAGTGATAGTTTTATCGTTGATGATGGTTTTTGGCGAACTACCAAAGAAGTCTTCCAAAGCATAATCCATTGGTTTTGCACCCGTAGTTTTTGATTCGAAAGTAAAACGGTGGTCACCCGTTACATCACCTACTTGGTACATAGGAGAACGCTCTCTGTCGGCAATACGTTGTAGTGTATCGATGTCTTTTTGAGCAATAACCAATCCCATTCTTTCTTGAGATTCGTTACCAATGATTTCTTTAGCTGATAGAGTAGGGTCACCAACAGGTAATTTATCTAAATCAATTAAACCTCCTGTATCTTCTACTAATTCAGAAAGACAGTTTAGGTGTCCACCTGCACCGTGATCGTGAATCGATACAATAGGGTTGATGTCGCTTTCTACTAAACCACGAATGGCATTGGCAGCACGTTTTTGCATTTCTGGATTCGAACGTTGAATAGCATTCAACTCAATACCTGTACTCATTGCACCTGTATCAGCCGATGAAACTGCTGCTCCACCCATTCCAATTCTATAATTTTCTCCACCAAGGATAACAATTTTGTCACCCTCTTGTGGTTTGTGTTTTAATGCTTGTTCTACTTTTCCGTAACCAATACCACCTGCTTGCATGATTACCTTGTCAAAACCAAGTTTGCGAGCATCTTCTTCATGTTCGAAAGTCAGTACAGAACCGGTAATCAAAGGCTGCCCGAATTTGTTTCCAAAATCAGATGCTCCATTTGATGCTTTGATTAAGATGTCCATTGGTGTTTGGTACAACCATTTTCTTTCTTCCACTGCATTTTCCCAAGGTCTGCTATCCTGAGCGGAGTCGAAGGACTCTAATCTTGAATAAGAAGTCATGTAAACGGCTGTTCCTGCTAAAGGCAACGAACCTTGTCCTCCTGCTAAACGGTCACGAATTTCTCCACCTGCACCAGTTGCAGCACCATTGAAAGGCTCTACGGTAGTAGGGAAGTTGTGTGTTTCTGCTTTTAATGAAAGAACCGAATCAAATTCTTTTGTTTCATAAAAATCGGCTTTGTCAGCGCTTTTTGGAGCAAATTGTTGCACTTTTGGCCCTTTTACAAAAGCCACATTGTCTTTATAAGCAGACACGATATCTCCAGGGTTTTCTTGAGATGTTTTCTTAATTAATTTAAAAAGAGAAGTTTCTTTTTCAACACCATCAATTACAAAAGTTCCGTTGAAAATTTTGTGACGACAGTGTTCTGAATTGGCTTGTGAGAAAGCAAAAATTTCAGAATCTGTTAGTTTTCTTCCTAATTTGGTTGCCAAATCATTCAAATACTCCACTTCCTCTGGGCTTAAAGCCAATCCTTCGGATTGATTGTAAGCGGCAATATCATCAATGTCCAAAATAGCTTCTGGTTCAATATTGATAGTGAATATGTCTTGATTAAGTTCTGAATATTTTTGAGAAAGCATTGGGTCAAAATCAGTGAAATCAAAGTCTACAGCGTGGAATTCTTCGATTCTGATGATTCCTGAAATCCCCATGTTTTGAGTGATTTCAACAGCGTTGGTGCTCCAAGGCGTAATCATTGTGGCGCGAGGACCAACAAAAAAATCCGTCAGTGCGGATTTCTCTATTTTATTTGCATTGGCAAAAAGCCAGTTTAGTTTAGATATGTCTTGAGCCGAAATTTCGTTTTGCGTTTGTACTGCAAAAACAGTTTTGCTTTGGTTTTCAAAGAAATGGATCATTTTATATAATTTGATGTATTGCGGTGCAAATTTAGTTTAAAAAAGTAGTAACAGCAAATGCAATTAACAGTGTTTTTTTAGTTTGTTAAATAGAGTTTGGTAATTGTTTTTTAGTGACTAGAAATTAGTAGCCAGTAACAAGGAAATAGGTAGTAATAATTTGCAATTTGGCCAGGGTAAACGCATGAGTTTTACAACCGCAGATTCGCTAATTTATTTTTTTCTTAAATTTTGTTATTAGGAACGAATAAATTTACGCTAATGCCGCTTAAAGCGGTTTGTTCACAATCAAAATAAATTGAAAAATTAGCGACCCGAGTGATAGCGCACAGACGAAGCAATCTGCGGTGATTTTTTTGTCTCCAGATTTGGTCTGGTAGTTAGTTTTTTAATTTGAATAATCCAATATATTACGCGTCGGGTGTAATTATTAAAAACGTCAGTTCGAGTGTTTTTTGTGGAGAGAAACGGAACAAAACTTCTCGATTCGCTTCGCACTCGAAGTGACGTGTATCAAAAACTAATTACATTAAACGGGTAATATATAGTGTTTTTTTAGCCACGAATGCACGAATTTAGATTATTGAAAAAGTCCGAATTCGTGCATTTGTAGTATAAGGAAGGTTATTCTTTTTTCGGAAAATCTTTATTTTGATAAGCTCCTAAATCGGGTGGTGAAGTTCTTGTTGCTCCAGTGATATCCAACGGTATAATATAAGCAGGATTCCCTTTTGCGAAAGCGCTGGAAGTATTATCAATATTAAAATTGTTTTGTGCTGCTTTGTAAAACTTTGGGTCTTTGTTTGTGATAATATTGGTGTAATGAGTCGCATCGGTTGTAAATTGGTACAAAGGATTAGTTGTTGAACCAGAATATTTAATCAAACAATTATTAAAAGCATAGTTGAATGTTGCACTATCTTTTTTATCTAAACTCAATTCATTTGAATACGAGCCGTAGATGATACAATTATTAAAAGTAGCTTGAGTTAAATCTTTTGCTTCTGGTGTTGCTCCAAATGTGTAATTGCTTATGCTTACTGCCAAAGGACTGTTGCCATTCCAGTTATTATTAAAAGTACAATGAGTGAATTTGTAATTCCCTCCATAAGTACAGGCTAGGCTTGATAGTCCTGTATTGTTGATAACCATGTTTTCGCCCTCTATTTTCGCATTCTTAGCTAATATTCCGTAATTTGTACAATTGTAGATTTTGGTATTCTTGATAGGCATGATAGTGCCGGTGTTGTTTTCGACTAATAAACCGATGGTTGCATTTTTTAATGTTAAATGGTTTATCGAGTTGTTCTTAGTTTCATTGAGAAGCCAAATAGTACCCCATTGTCCAGGAATATCGGAATAAAGTGGTTCTAAGCGATCGCCTTCAAAAATGACTTCGCCCTCTAATTTTTCAGTAGTTGAAGTTGTTCCGTTGATGTTTAGAGTTCCGTTTTTAGACACAATAAGTCCTGAGTTATCATGAAAATGAACTCTTGAACCCGCATCAAACGTTACTGTTTTTCCTTCAGGAACTGCCGCATATCCGTAGATAACATAAGGTTTTTGATTCGTAAAATGAAGTTCGTTCCCGTTTATAGGGTCATTTTCATCTAAATAAAATCCTTTAATTTTTTCGTTGTTAATAGTCAGTGTTTCAGTTGTTCCGTCATTGAATTTTTGAGGGTATAAAAAAGTAGCATCTTGTATCAGGGTTACTAATTCGACGGTTTGTAAGTTAGCACCCGAATCAAATTCGATTTTATCAGTGTATAAAAAATCAGTTGGGTTGGCATCTGTAATTGAAGCCGTTGTTTCGATGAAAATATACATGCTGTCTTTGGCTAGTAAAGTAATGTTTTCAAATTCTTTACCTTGATTTCCACCCATTCCGTCAACTGTCATGCGGTATTTGGAATTTAATCTTTTGCCTAATTTTATAGTTGGGATGTTTAGATCGTTTTTGGAATTATTGTACACTTTTAAGGCGTAAGTACTTGAACCTATAGTAGTAAAAACAGTATCTAAATAAATAGTGTCCTTAGAAAAAGCTAAATTACCATTACTAGCTACTGTTTCAAAATCAGTACGGCAGGAGCAGATTGTAATTAGAATTCCAGCAAAAAAGAGTAGGGAAAAGTAACGCATTGAATTTTTTTTTGTAAAAATAGGGAAAAACAAATTTAATTTTAAAAATGATTTTCAATTATAGGTATTAAAAATCAATATTATTTACTAATTTGCTAGATTAGTTTTGTTTATTTTTACAATCGTTAAAATAAATAAGATGACATTTGATAGAGAAAAAGTCCTTGAGATATGTAATTCGATAAGTCGAAATACTTTGATGGAAACCTTGCAAATTGTATTTGTTGATGCTGGTGTTGATTTTTTAGTTGGTCGAATGGAAGTGAATTCTAGGGTTCATCAACCTATGGGGTTGTTGCATGGAGGGGCTTCTGTAGCTTTAGCAGAAAGTGTTGGTAGTGCAGCTTCGCATTTATTTGTCGATTCAAAAACACAGGAAGTTAGAGGAATTGAAATTTCAGCCAATCATCTAAAAAGTATCCGTGAGGGCTTTGTTTATGGCACAGCGCGAATGATTCATAAAGGAAGGACCATACATCTTTGGGAAATAAAAATTACTGATGAAGAAGGGAATTTAATCTCTTTATGTAAATTATCTAATATAGTTTTAGATAAAAAAATCAAGTAATAATATGTTGTTTAATACAGTATTTAGTTAATGAAAGCCTATGATTGATTTTTTTATTAAAGTGAAACAGCAAGAAGCTCAGCATTTACCATTTGTTATTTATAAAAAGCCAAATAAGAAAAAATTAGTTGGTTTTTTTCAAAACAATGATCATTTGTATTTTGCTGAAAATTTTAAAGAGAGAGGATTCGTCTTTGCTCCTTTTGAAGGCTGTCAAATGATTCTTATTCCTAAAGAAGAATCGGTTAAATGGGAAACAAGAATTGTTTTATCTAAGGAATCGGAAGAATTAGAACTAGGGGAGTATTCTAGTAATGAAAACACGATTGGTAAAGCTCATTTTGAATCTTTGGTTCAAAAAGGAATTGATGCAATAATCAAAGGAGATTTCAATAAAGTCGTGTTGTCAAGAGAAGAAATAGTATCGGTTCCAGAATTTGATTTAGTCACTGTTTTTAAAAAATTGATTGAAAATTATTCAGAAGCTTTTTGTTACTGTTGGTACCATCCTAAAATTGGTCTGTGGATGGGAGCAACACCTGAACGATTATTAAAAGCAAATAGGAAGCAATTTTACACCATGGCTTTGGCGGGTACAAAAATTGGAGACAATGCCGAAAATGCAGTCTGGAATGCTAAAGAAATGGAAGAGCAACAGATTGTAACGGATTTTATATTAGAAAATTTAAAAAATAAAACCTCGGAAATTGCTATTTCAAGTCCTTATACTTTACAAGCGGGAAAATTGCTTCATATTATAACTGATATTGAGGGAGTTATTGATGAGAATTCGAATTTAGGTGAGGTAGTTGCAGTATTACATCCCACCCCAGCAGTTTGTGGATTGCCAAAAAATGTTGCCAAAGAGTTTATCTTAGCCAATGAAGATTATGACCGAAGTTATTATACAGGCTTCTTAGGGGAATTAAATATTAAGGAGTTTGATAAGCATCAAACAAGGTCAGATTTTTATGTGAATTTGCGCTGTATGCAAATTAAAGATAAAGAAGCGCATTTGTATATGGGATGTGGTATTACCAAGGATAGTATTCCTGTAAACGAATGGAAGGAAAGTGTCAATAAGTCTTTGACGATGAAAAGGGTTTTGTAGTAAATAATTATAGATAGGAGTAGTTTAAGTAATTACTCATAGATTTAAAATAAATGAAGTTAGATATTTTAGCCTTTGGGGCTCATCCTGATGATGTCGAATTAGGTTGTTCAGGAACAATTTTAAAAGAGATTTCGTTAGGGAAATCAGTAGGAATAGTTGATTTAACTCGTGGAGAATTAGGTACCCGTGGTTCAGCTGCAATTAGAGATGAAGAAGCTGCTGCTGCTGCAAAGATATTAGGGGTTAAGGTTCGTGAAAATTTAGAAATGCGAGATGGTTTTTTTATAAATGATGAAAAACACCAGCTAGAAGTCATAAAGATGATTCGCAAGTACCAACCTGAAATCGTTTTGTGTAATGCCATTGATGACCGTCATATTGATCATGCCAAAGGAAGTAAGCTAGTCTCTGATGCTTGTTTCTTATCAGGATTGATGAAAATAGAAACGGAATATGAAGGATTGTCACAAAAAGCTTGGCGGCCTAAGGTAGTGTATCA is from Flavobacterium sp. NG2 and encodes:
- a CDS encoding hotdog fold thioesterase; protein product: MTFDREKVLEICNSISRNTLMETLQIVFVDAGVDFLVGRMEVNSRVHQPMGLLHGGASVALAESVGSAASHLFVDSKTQEVRGIEISANHLKSIREGFVYGTARMIHKGRTIHLWEIKITDEEGNLISLCKLSNIVLDKKIK
- a CDS encoding isochorismate synthase, which codes for MIDFFIKVKQQEAQHLPFVIYKKPNKKKLVGFFQNNDHLYFAENFKERGFVFAPFEGCQMILIPKEESVKWETRIVLSKESEELELGEYSSNENTIGKAHFESLVQKGIDAIIKGDFNKVVLSREEIVSVPEFDLVTVFKKLIENYSEAFCYCWYHPKIGLWMGATPERLLKANRKQFYTMALAGTKIGDNAENAVWNAKEMEEQQIVTDFILENLKNKTSEIAISSPYTLQAGKLLHIITDIEGVIDENSNLGEVVAVLHPTPAVCGLPKNVAKEFILANEDYDRSYYTGFLGELNIKEFDKHQTRSDFYVNLRCMQIKDKEAHLYMGCGITKDSIPVNEWKESVNKSLTMKRVL
- a CDS encoding LuxR C-terminal-related transcriptional regulator — translated: MSKETNKLKLVWDTGKKTAIQKTVLPEINFNNIISNIVSLGPYYSYIIDFFDGSISHVSPSIQDIHGFDPETVTLDDIINSIHPDDMDFVAKAEESNINFLFNTIGKEQVLNYKTNYSFRSRMKNGEYAMLNHQAILLTLDDNGRFGKSLNIHTVIDHITKTNSFTFSLIGLQDHPSYTDIKVCQNINEYIAFSTRELEVIKLIYSGLSTKEIALALSISEHTIKTHRKNIYKKSNCKNVSELIHRCIASGLI
- the purL gene encoding phosphoribosylformylglycinamidine synthase; translation: MIHFFENQSKTVFAVQTQNEISAQDISKLNWLFANANKIEKSALTDFFVGPRATMITPWSTNAVEITQNMGISGIIRIEEFHAVDFDFTDFDPMLSQKYSELNQDIFTINIEPEAILDIDDIAAYNQSEGLALSPEEVEYLNDLATKLGRKLTDSEIFAFSQANSEHCRHKIFNGTFVIDGVEKETSLFKLIKKTSQENPGDIVSAYKDNVAFVKGPKVQQFAPKSADKADFYETKEFDSVLSLKAETHNFPTTVEPFNGAATGAGGEIRDRLAGGQGSLPLAGTAVYMTSYSRLESFDSAQDSRPWENAVEERKWLYQTPMDILIKASNGASDFGNKFGQPLITGSVLTFEHEEDARKLGFDKVIMQAGGIGYGKVEQALKHKPQEGDKIVILGGENYRIGMGGAAVSSADTGAMSTGIELNAIQRSNPEMQKRAANAIRGLVESDINPIVSIHDHGAGGHLNCLSELVEDTGGLIDLDKLPVGDPTLSAKEIIGNESQERMGLVIAQKDIDTLQRIADRERSPMYQVGDVTGDHRFTFESKTTGAKPMDYALEDFFGSSPKTIINDKTITRNYADLSYAVKNISTYLEQVLQLEAVACKDWLTNKVDRCVSGKVAKQQCVGPLQLPLNNCGVMALDYLGKEGLATSIGHSPIAALIDAAAGSRTAIAESLSNIVWAPIKDGINGISLSANWMWACKNEGEDARLYEAVQSCSDFAIELGINIPTGKDSLSMKQKYPNDEVIAPGTVIISAAGHCTDIKKVVEPVLQKDGGSIYYINLSQDEFKLGGSSFAQTLNKIGTEVPTIKDSAFFKRAFNTVQELILDNNIVAGHDIGSGGLITTLLEMCFADVNLGAKIDFSVFEEKDIIKYLFAENIGLVFQAKNDGDLEAKLKANDVSFYKLGTVTTDARLDFGPCGLDIAKYRDIWFKTSFLLDQKQSKNGTAHARYENYKNQPLQFSFPTHFTGVKPSVDNSKPRPKAAIIREKGSNSEREMANAMYLAGFDVKDIHMTDLISGRENLEDIQFIGAVGGFSNSDVLGSAKGWAGAFLYNEKAKTALDNFFKREDTLSVGICNGCQLLMELEKINPEHEVHGKMLHNDSHKHESIFTSVTIQENKSVMLSTLAGSTLGVWVSHGEGKFELPLAEENYNIVGKYGYDSYPANPNGSDYNTAMLCDATGRHLVMMPHIERSTFQWNWANYPAGRNDEVTPWLEAFVNARLWIEKH
- the bshB1 gene encoding bacillithiol biosynthesis deacetylase BshB1, with product MKLDILAFGAHPDDVELGCSGTILKEISLGKSVGIVDLTRGELGTRGSAAIRDEEAAAAAKILGVKVRENLEMRDGFFINDEKHQLEVIKMIRKYQPEIVLCNAIDDRHIDHAKGSKLVSDACFLSGLMKIETEYEGLSQKAWRPKVVYHYIQWKNIVPDFVVDITGFTDKKTESILAYKSQFYDPNSKEPESPITSKNFFESLNYRSRDLGRLVGVDHAEGFTVERYLAVNSLGDLM